A stretch of DNA from Synechococcus sp. JA-3-3Ab:
TCGCCAGTATCTATCGGGAAATGGGTTGCGTTGGTTTCGCTTGGCCCTGCAGTTGCACGGATCGGTTGTGCCGGCAGTGCTGCCTCGCACCCTCATCTGTGGTCTCCTGGGAGTGCTGGTTTCCGTTCTCTACAAGCTGGGGTTGCCCATAGCGCTGTCCTCGTTGGTGGCGTTCGTGCCCAACATCGTTTTTGGCTTGATGCTGGTGTTTCGGACAAACACTGCCTACGAGCGGTTTTGGGAGGGGCGAAAAGCTTGGGGATGCGGGGTGAGCAACGTGCGCAACTTAGCCCGCTTGATTTGGGTAGCCATTGAAGAGAAGCAGCCAGACGATCGGGAAGAAAAAATCAAAATCCTCTATCTCCTGCCTGCTTTTGCCATCGCCATGAAGCAACATCTGCGCCAAGAATTTTTGCCAGATGAGCTTCAGACCCTCCTCAGCCCAGAGCAGTTGCAACGTCTTAAAAACCTCAACCATCCCTCCTTGCAAATTGCCTTTTGGATTGGAGACTACCTACAGCGCCAATACCAAAAAGGCCGCGTTGAAGTCTATCAGCTAACGATCATGGTGGAGCGGCTCAATAACATGGTCGATGTCCTGGGCGCCTGCGAGCGCATTCTCATGACCCCAACGCCCATGGCCTACGCCTTACATTTGAAGCAGTTGTTGCTGCTGTATTGTTTGTCTTTGCCTTTTCAGATGGTGGAGGGATTGGGCTGGATGACCGGCCCCATTGTCGGGCTGCTGGCCTTTATGCTGTTTGGCGTCGAGGAGATCGGCATTGAAATTGAGAACCCCTTTGGACGGGATCCGAACGACCTGCCCCTTGATGTGATTTGCAGTAGGATGAAGCAGAATATCGCTGATTTGATCCAGTCTGCCTAGAACAACCATGGGTTATCTCATAAACAAGCTTAGGTTTCCCTGGGGAAGGTAGTCCGGCTTTTTAAATTTTTCCAGTAACACCGGCTACGCAGCCGACAGCCGTACTTTTAGGCTTCTTCTGTGCCAGAGGGATCCCGCTTCTCCCCAGAATTGTTGGGTGGGGAGATTGGCCTGGGCAACTTTCTGGGATCTGGACGACAAGGGATCCCACCTCGGCGCCAGGAATGATACCTTGAACAAAGGCGTAGGATCTCGACCGGAGCGACAGCCATGCTGAAATGCACCA
This window harbors:
- a CDS encoding bestrophin family protein; the protein is MRWFRLALQLHGSVVPAVLPRTLICGLLGVLVSVLYKLGLPIALSSLVAFVPNIVFGLMLVFRTNTAYERFWEGRKAWGCGVSNVRNLARLIWVAIEEKQPDDREEKIKILYLLPAFAIAMKQHLRQEFLPDELQTLLSPEQLQRLKNLNHPSLQIAFWIGDYLQRQYQKGRVEVYQLTIMVERLNNMVDVLGACERILMTPTPMAYALHLKQLLLLYCLSLPFQMVEGLGWMTGPIVGLLAFMLFGVEEIGIEIENPFGRDPNDLPLDVICSRMKQNIADLIQSA